One window of the Camelina sativa cultivar DH55 chromosome 1, Cs, whole genome shotgun sequence genome contains the following:
- the LOC104776281 gene encoding protein EMSY-LIKE 1-like isoform X2, with translation MEIQIHQLEQEAYTAVLRAFKAQSDAISWEKESLITELRKELRVSDDEHRELLSRVDKDDTIHRIRDWRQGGGSQNTRHATIQPFNVLPSPTFSASRKKQKTFPSYHPSIGAAGNRSFNNRVVSGGISGNESAEALIGRKVWTKWPEDNHFYEAIITQYNADEGRHALVYDIHAVNETWEWVDLKEIPPEDIRWDGEDSGVALNIGHGSGSFRGNRRSQSQIHVGRGRGPRIHQPRRELVPPPAQQNGGGGCRTSSEDIELFNTDSLVKEVERVFDTTHPDPLELDKAKKMLKEHEQALIAAIARLADTSDGEIDGDPPYSHDHPMQHG, from the exons ATGGAGATACAAATTCATCAACTTGAGCAGGAAGCATATACAGCTGTTTTACGGGCTTTTAAAGCGCAGTCTGATGCAATTTCTTGG GAAAAAGAAAGCTTGATAACCGAACTGCGTAAAGAACTGAGAGTATCTGATGACGAGCATCGAGAGCTTCTGAGTAGGGTCGATAAGGATGATACTATCCACAGGATAAG AGATTGGAGACAGGGAGGCGGAAGCCAGAATACTAGACATGCAACTATTCAGCCTTTTAATGTTCTTCCGAGTCCCACTTTCTCAGCTTCCcgaaagaaacagaaaacattCCCATCT TATCATCCATCAATTGGTGCGGCTGGAAACAGGTCATTCAATAATCGTGTGGTATCCGGTGGAATATCAGGAAATGAATCTGCTGAAGCTCTGATCGGAAGAAAAGTGTGGACAAAGTGGCCTGAAGATAACCACTTCTATGAAGCGATTATAACCCAGTATAACGCAGATGAG GGTCGGCATGCTTTGGTGTATGATATACACGCAGTTAATGAAACATGGGAATGGGTCGATCTTAAGGAG ATACCACCGGAAGATATAAGGTGGGATGGGGAGGATAGTGGAGTAGCTTTAAACATAGGACATGGAAGTGGATCATTCCGTGGTAACCGAAGAAGCCAAAGCCAAATCCATGTTGGCAGAGGGAGAGGACCGAGAATTCATCAACCAAGAAGAGAACTTGTACCACCACCAGCACAACagaatggtggtggtggttgtagAACTTCCTCTGAAGATATTGAATTGTTCAACACGGACTCGCTTGTGAAGGAG gTGGAGAGAGTTTTCGATACTACGCATCCTGATCCGCTCGAGCTCGATAAGGCCAAGAAAATGCTCAAG GAACATGAACAGGCACTCATAGCTGCCATTGCAAGGCTTGCTGATACTTCTGATGGCGAAATCG ATGGAGACCCACCATATTCGCATGATCATCCAATGCAACATGGATGA
- the LOC104776281 gene encoding protein EMSY-LIKE 1-like isoform X1, with product MEIQIHQLEQEAYTAVLRAFKAQSDAISWEKESLITELRKELRVSDDEHRELLSRVDKDDTIHRIRDWRQGGGSQNTRHATIQPFNVLPSPTFSASRKKQKTFPSYHPSIGAAGNRSFNNRVVSGGISGNESAEALIGRKVWTKWPEDNHFYEAIITQYNADEGRHALVYDIHAVNETWEWVDLKEIPPEDIRWDGEDSGVALNIGHGSGSFRGNRRSQSQIHVGRGRGPRIHQPRRELVPPPAQQNGGGGCRTSSEDIELFNTDSLVKEVERVFDTTHPDPLELDKAKKMLKEHEQALIAAIARLADTSDGEIDGDPPYSHDHPMQHG from the exons ATGGAGATACAAATTCATCAACTTGAGCAGGAAGCATATACAGCTGTTTTACGGGCATTTAAAGCGCAGTCTGATGCAATTTCTTGG GAAAAAGAAAGCTTGATAACCGAACTGCGTAAAGAACTGAGAGTATCTGATGACGAGCATCGAGAGCTTCTGAGTAGGGTCGATAAGGATGATACTATCCACAGGATAAG AGATTGGAGACAGGGAGGCGGAAGCCAGAACACTAGACATGCAACTATTCAGCCTTTTAATGTTCTTCCTAGTCCCACTTTCTCAGCTTCCcgaaagaaacagaaaacattCCCATCT TATCATCCATCAATTGGTGCGGCTGGAAACAGGTCATTCAATAATCGTGTGGTATCCGGTGGAATATCAGGAAATGAATCTGCTGAAGCTCTGATCGGAAGAAAAGTGTGGACAAAGTGGCCTGAAGATAACCACTTCTATGAAGCGATTATAACCCAGTATAACGCAGATGAG GGTCGGCATGCTTTGGTGTATGATATACACGCAGTTAATGAAACATGGGAATGGGTCGATCTTAAGGAG ATACCACCGGAAGATATAAGGTGGGATGGGGAGGATAGTGGAGTAGCTTTAAACATAGGACATGGAAGTGGATCATTCCGTGGTAACCGAAGAAGCCAAAGCCAAATCCATGTTGGCAGAGGGAGAGGACCGAGAATTCATCAACCAAGAAGAGAACTTGTACCACCACCAGCACAACagaatggtggtggtggttgtagAACTTCCTCTGAAGATATTGAATTGTTCAACACGGACTCGCTTGTGAAGGAG gTGGAGAGAGTTTTCGATACTACGCATCCTGATCCGCTCGAGCTCGATAAGGCCAAGAAAATGCTCAAG GAACATGAACAGGCACTCATAGCTGCCATTGCAAGGCTTGCTGATACTTCTGATGGCGAAATCG ATGGAGACCCACCATATTCGCATGATCATCCAATGCAACATGGATGA
- the LOC104776272 gene encoding polygalacturonase inhibitor-like, which produces MKLLLLHLSIFLSILFVSLPFSYSCTENDKNALLEIKKSLNNHPLLSSWNPQTDCCTGWSGVECTYGRVTYLTLSSKKFSGNIPPAITKLKSLDILFFKYSNFSGPIPDNISDLKNLTYLGLSENQLTGPIPGTLSQMPKLEAIHVNDNKLTGSIPNSFGSFVGNVPGLDLSNNRLSGKIPESLSKHDFNSVFLSGNSFVGDGSMFFGRNKTTVQVDLSRNMFQFDLSKVKFAKSILTLDLSQNRIFGKIPQQLTNLRLERFNVSYNRLCGKIPRGGFLQTSEPSAFSHNLCLCGIPLIKAC; this is translated from the exons atgaagctcctccttcttcatctctctatCTTCCTCTCCATCCTCTTCGTCTCTCTCCCATTTTCTTACAGCTGCactgaaaatgacaaaaatgccCTACTTGAGATCAAGAAATCACTGAACAACCATCCCCTCCTCTCATCTTGGAATCCCCAAACCGATTGCTGTACCGGCTGGAGCGGCGTCGAATGCACTTACGGTCGTGTCACTTACCTCACCCTTTCCTCCAAAAAATTCTCCGGAAACATCCCACCAGCCATCACCAAGCTCAAGAGCCTCGACATCCTCTTCTTTAAGTACAGCAATT TCTCCGGTCCGATTCCTGATAACATCAGCGACCTCAAGAACCTCACCTACTTGGGCCTTTCCGAGAACCAACTGACCGGTCCAATTCCCGGTACGCTTTCTCAGATGCCAAAGCTCGAAGCCATTCACGTCAACGATAATAAGCTAACCGGTTCTATACCAAACTCTTTCGGTTCTTTTGTTGGCAACGTCCCTGGACTCGACTTGTCTAACAACAGGCTCTCAG GAAAAATACCGGAGTCGTTGTCAAAACACGACTTCAACTCAGTGTTTCTGTCGGGAAACAGTTTCGTAGGAGATGGTTCGATGTTCTTCGGACGGAACAAAACAACAGTACAAGTGGATCTGTCGAGAAACATGTTTCAGTTCGATCTCTCAAAGGTTAAGTTCGCTAAGAGCATACTTACGTTGGATCTGAGCCAAAACCGAATCTTTGGGAAGATTCCTCAGCAGCTGACTAACCTACGTCTAGAGCGTTTCAACGTGAGCTACAATCGTCTCTGCGGTAAAATCCCACGTGGAGGTTTCCTTCAGACCAGTGAACCATCTGCCTTCTCTCATAACCTCTGTCTCTGTGGGATCCCACTTATTAAGGCTTGTTGA
- the LOC104776260 gene encoding polygalacturonase inhibitor-like, translating to MKLLLLHLSIFLSILFVSLPFSYSCTENDKNALLEIKKSLNNHPLLSSWNPQTDCCTGWSGVECTYGRVTYLTLSSKKFSGNIPPAITKLKSLDILFFKYSNFSGPIPDNISDLKNLTYLGLSENQLTGPIPGTLSQMPKLEAIHVNDNKLTGSIPNSFGSFVGNVPGLDLSNNRLSGKIPESLSKHDFNSVFLSGNSFVGDGSMFFGRNKTTVQVDLSRNMFQFDLSKVKFAKSILTLDLSQNRIFGKIPQQLTNLRLERFNVSYNRLCGKIPRGGFLQTSEPSAFSHNLCLCGIPLIKAC from the exons atgaagctcctccttcttcatctctctatCTTCCTCTCCATCCTCTTCGTCTCTCTCCCATTTTCTTACAGCTGCactgaaaatgacaaaaatgccCTACTTGAGATCAAGAAATCACTGAACAACCATCCCCTCCTCTCATCTTGGAATCCCCAAACCGATTGCTGTACCGGCTGGAGCGGCGTCGAATGCACTTACGGTCGTGTCACTTACCTCACCCTTTCCTCCAAAAAATTCTCCGGAAACATCCCACCAGCCATCACCAAGCTCAAGAGCCTCGACATCCTCTTCTTTAAGTACAGCAATTTCTCCGGTCCGATTCCTGATAACATCAGCGACCTCAAGAACCTCACCTACTTGGGCCTTTCCGAGAACCAACTGACCGGTCCAATTCCCGGTACGCTTTCTCAGATGCCAAAGCTCGAAGCCATTCACGTCAACGATAATAAGCTAACCGGTTCTATACCAAACTCTTTCGGTTCTTTTGTTGGCAACGTCCCTGGACTCGACTTGTCTAACAACAGGCTCTCAG GAAAAATACCGGAGTCGTTGTCAAAACACGACTTCAACTCAGTGTTTCTGTCGGGAAACAGTTTCGTAGGAGATGGTTCGATGTTCTTCGGACGGAACAAAACAACAGTACAAGTGGATCTGTCGAGAAACATGTTTCAGTTCGATCTCTCAAAGGTTAAGTTCGCTAAGAGCATACTTACGTTGGATCTGAGCCAAAACCGAATCTTTGGGAAGATTCCTCAGCAGCTGACTAACCTACGTCTAGAGCGTTTCAACGTGAGCTACAATCGTCTCTGCGGTAAAATCCCACGTGGAGGTTTCCTTCAGACCAGTGAACCATCTGCCTTCTCTCATAACCTCTGTCTCTGTGGGATCCCACTTATTAAGGCTTGTTGA